A stretch of the Panicum virgatum strain AP13 chromosome 9N, P.virgatum_v5, whole genome shotgun sequence genome encodes the following:
- the LOC120688903 gene encoding protein FAR1-RELATED SEQUENCE 6-like — protein MEPDSEVAFGSNIESPILNQPPSHMPEVDWDNLHIVETHDEEGRIELMNEDQVYVILGLRDEDERAKMVETNGRTMVEHGDDTEAYAISVSDAIPNEIEITYDKDHPKIDLGTMYLAMDEFRLAVRRFAINEEFELGTEKSCKDRFRGFCKSSEGCLGRINGKLQADKKTIKVTVLVDRHDCISSSRVKTITPSQKWVASKAVRIIRVSPNIGAKELHKKLQDKYSVTISYDTVWRGREKALAEVYGKWEESFEMLYRWKSEVLKRSPGSIVEIDVPEIDGNVYFHRFFCALKPCIDGFLEGCRPYLGIYSTALNGRWNDHLASATAVDGHNWMYPLAYGFIASETEDKWTWFMNQLKKAIGDPPLLAVSTDACKALENAVKNVFPNAEQRECFFHLMKIFVKRYQGFGRMYPAARAYREEVFTHHMTETFKESNGIFDWLREYHNLKWMRCAFNPEIKCDYITNNVAEVFNNWIRDIKDLPVAELADKVREMIMGL, from the coding sequence ATGGAACCCGATTCAGAGGTGGCATTTGGGAGCAATATTGAATCTCCAATACTGAATCAACCACCATCTCATATGCCAGAAGTCGATTGGGATAATTTGCATATTGTAGAGACACATGACGAGGAAGGACGAATTGAACTAATGAATGAGGATCAGGTATATGTGATTTTGGGCTTGAGGGATGAGGATGAGAGAGCAAAGATGGTTGAAACAAATGGTCGTACAATGGTTGAGCATGGTGATGATACTGAAGCTTATGCCATCAGTGTTAGTGATGCCATACCAAATGAAATTGAGATCACCTATGATAAGGATCACCCAAAAATCGACCTTGGCACTATGTACCTAGCAATGGATGAATTCCGGTTGGCTGTGAGACGATTTGCTATCAATGAGGAATTTGAGCTAGGCACTGAGAAGTCATGCAAGGATAGGTTTCGAGGGTTCTGCAAATCTAGTGAAGGCTGCCTTGGGAGAATTAATGGCAAATTGCAAGCTGATAAGAAAACTATAAAGGTGACAGTTTTAGTTGATCGGCATGATTGTATTTCAAGCAGCAGGGTGAAGACCATAACACCATCTCAGAAGTGGGTAGCTAGCAAGGCTGTGAGAATTATAAGGGTTTCACCCAATATTGGTGCTAAAGAATTACATAAAAAGTTGCAGGACAAATACTCTGTGACAATTTCATACGACACGGTCTGGAGGGGGAGAGAAAAAGCTCTCGCAGAGGTTTATGGTAAATGGGAAGAGAGTTTTGAGATGCTATATAGATGGAAGTCTGAGGTATTGAAAAGGTCACCTGGAAGTATTGTGGAGATAGACGTACCAGAGATAGATGGTAATGTGTATTTCCATCGATTTTTTTGTGCACTAAAACCATGCATTGATGGGTTTTTAGAAGGATGTAGGCCCTATCTAGGTATATATTCTACTGCACTAAATGGAAGGTGGAATGACCATTTAGCCTCAGCTACAGCAGTTGATGGTCACAATTGGATGTACCCGTTGGCGTATGGGTTCATAGCTTCTGAGACAGAAGACAAGTGGACTTGGTTTATGAATCAACTTAAGAAGGCAATAGGGGATCCTCCACTTCTTGCAGTGAGCACAGATGCTTGTAAAGCCTTAGAAAATGCAGTGAAGAATGTGTTTCCCAATGCTGAACAAAGGGAATGTTTTTTCCATCTTATGAAGATTTTTGTGAAAAGATACCAAGGATTTGGAAGGATGTATCCTGCAGCAAGAGCTTATAGGGAAGAGGTGTTCACACACCATATGACAGAAACTTTTAAAGAATCTAATGGGATATTTGACTGGTTAAGAGAGTACCATAATCTCAAGTGGATGAGGTGCGCTTTCAATCCAGAAATAAAATGTGACTATATCACTAATAATGTAGCAGAGGTGTTCAATAATTGGATCCGAGACATAAAGGACTTACCTGTTGCTGAATTAGCTGACAAGGTTAGGGAGATGATCATGGGTTTGTGA
- the LOC120692191 gene encoding uncharacterized protein LOC120692191 — translation MVPDSVEMVSDSIESMCPRCGTFHAGGVFGEACFQARRLARTCARCGLLHEDYDLAARILHDLDKFDCQIYIPDVDKLVMNGNNIMVPDHIMKTLDDQLKMKQDDEQLKMKHRFKKRKMMQIASMEEPNQDQETSNCFD, via the exons ATGGTGCCGGACTCCGTCGAGATGGTGTCCGACTCCATCGAGTCCATGTGTCCTCGCTGTGGCACGTTTCATGCCGGCGGCGTCTTCGGAGAAGCCTGCTTCCAAGCTCGCCGCCTCGCTCGCACCTGTGCACGTTGTGGTCTTCTTCACGAAGACTACGACTTGGCAGCAAGGATTTTGCATGATTTGGACAAATTTGATTGCCAAATTTACATTCCTGATGTGGACAAGCTTGTGATGAATGGTAACAACATCATGGTGCCTGACCATATCATGAAGACATTGGACGATCAATTGAAGATGAAGCAAGATGACGAGCAATTGAAGATGAAGCACCggttcaaaaaaagaaagatgatgcAAATTGCCTCCATggaagaaccaaaccaagatcA AGAGACTAGCAATTGCTTCGACTAG